The Paroedura picta isolate Pp20150507F chromosome 6, Ppicta_v3.0, whole genome shotgun sequence genome segment ACTAAAGAAACCATAATTGATGTATTTTTTGTTAAAGCTTAATTTTGATAGGACAGTATGTCTTTTATTTCAGTTTCCCTCCaattttctgtttttattatggcttcaaaatttccagaaatttgacATCTGTGTAGCTCTTGTATAACCCTTTTAGGGCTAGTTCATATGATGCTTGTAATATGCCACACTGTGGATCCTTGAACTCATGGCAAGAATGGATATTATTCCAAACAGTCATCGGGTTGCTTCATCACATGGTCTTCAGGAAAGGAAGTGGTGTGTATGCTTGCCCATGCGCTTTGGTTATTGAAACCGTTGAACATTTCTTCTTGTTCTGTACAATTTGTTTGGATCTGAGAATAAAATATCTGGATCCTCATCTGAATAAGAAGCCTGCACactttttgaattatttattgACCCGGTTTGTGGACCTTGATTTCAACATAACATTAGATGTGTGCAGGTAATAGCTGCTGCaattaagaaccaattcttcttcgtcttcatttgttttaaatgaaaaaatgaaCAGCAATAACTTTCTGTTATATCACTGTCTTTTTCTGGTCAAACAGCCTATTGGCTTTAAGACCTAGATGGGAAATAAACTTGGGTCATCACAACCTGCTGCTTGACCTTTGACATTTCCAAAAACATGATGTGTTGTATTATGAATGAGTCTTGGTACACGGTGAAGGTCTTGGATGAATCTGTGCTGGAGCCGGCAGTTTTTGTCTCAACTTTAGCAATTCATCTCATAGCCTATTTTAAAAGGTCTTTATCCAGTATATCAGGAAACTCATGTGTTTTCATGTAGAGGTCATTTTTCCAGTGCTTTTGGAGTAGTCTGAGCCTGCAAAGGGGGGATATCCTTTTAATCATAAGGAGTCTTCAGAGtgcttttcaaaatgttttaatgtattttatccaAATTTATTTTACACTTTAAAAATTGTAGTTGCCTTGCACAGGAAAAAGGTAtgcacataaatattttaaagaggtTATGGAGAATGCTTACGCAGGAGGAAATTAGGTTAATGGGCACAATCCTGCCCTCTGCTTTGCTCAGTCTGTGACCCTGTGCTGCAGCTTTGTGAACAGTTTATTAGAATGGAATGAATCAGCCCTCCGTAGCCTATGGAAAAAAAAGACTTATAAGTAATAGTATTGGCAAGGAAATGTTATTGACAGAAAAGTAATCAACATACAGTTGTAATGAGAAAGTGTCAGTGGATCAATGTTATGTACATACATAATAACAGGCAGTGGTTAGAATCCAGTGATGCAACAAGCAGAAACATGAACAGATTCAGTGCATTTATGCTTTTAAAAGGTCTTGTGCAAAACCTAGTGCTTTCTTCCCTACATATTATAGTACCCAGAAACTGGCTTCACAAGATTTTGCACAAGCAAAatcaaaaatggaaataaaataagcTTGACGCAGTGCAAGCAACTACTGTAGCCCAAGTGGAAATtttgcactggatccaacccatgatcTTGCACTTGAACAGAGACCTTGTAAAGACAGAAAGGAGAGTTCCTCATATTGTATCTAATAATAGCTTGTTCCTTAAACCTACTTATGTAATTTTGCTGTAAAAACCACACCCAGACATGTCCATCACTGAAAAGAAGCTGTGTAATTTATTTAGAAAGCACAGTTTTAGGAAGGATTCCTGGATGGACTCCTTGCTAACACTTATTTCTGCCCATACATATTGCTGAGTAGAAAGCAAGTAGCTATAAAAATGTCTCATTTGTGGAGTTATGGGAGTGGAAGTTAAATGGAATGGTTACACTGagttttttaaatacaaaagtgAGCAGAGCCCATTCTGCCAAAAATCTTTGCATCAAAGTTTCTAAACCCCATATTTATGTGGCTAAAGTGCCAATAATTATATTTTTGTCATTCCAGAAAAACAGACTGTGAGCTGGGCACACCTGCAGTTACTTATGCAACATATCGAGGCTCAGCAAGAATTAAGCAGTTGCTTAAGAAGCAAGTAGAACTAGAGCAAGAAAAAGAAGCTCCAACCAGCAGTATTAGTTCTACTCCCAAAAACAATGAGACAGTAGATCTTCCAGAATTGGAAAGCACTGCAAGAAAAGCAGGATTATCTTTAAAAGAGACAAAAGATGACACAATGGATGCACAGATGAATCCCTTCCTGGCAGAAATGGACCTGAAAAATAATGCTAAGGATATCTCGGAAAGCAGTGACAACAGAGAACCAAATAATGCAATTACCTTATTGGCAGAAATGGAAACCATGAAAAATTGCATCAAAGATGTGGTTTCTGCGAAACATGATTCAGCTTCCAAGATACCAGAAGTTAATATGAACCTTCTGTTAGAATCAGTATTGTTGCCAAAGGAAGCAAGTTCTAGTTGCCAGAATATAGGTTCTGTTAAACTGAGTTCAGCAAATAACAGATTGGTtgaaaagggagaggaggtgtTAGGGGAAACAGAAACACAGCTTCAACCAAACAATGCTGCCATTGTTGACTTTCAAAAAGGAATGTGTTCTGGTGCTCTCTCTAACACAGAAAAAATTCAACATGAGTTTTCATCTTACCCTAAAGTATATTCTTTTGATGATggtgatgaacaacagttaataAAAAGTAAATGTTCCTGTGATAGCTACATTGATAATCAGTTCAATCTAAAATCAGATGACCGGACCTTGTATTTAAATAATCACTTGTGTAGTGGGCAGGAACCTAGTAGTATAGAAAATGGAAATAAGGGTTCACACAAGCATATCACCCAAACAGATTCTATCTTCAAAGAGGAGCAAATTGCACAAATCACTTCATCAAATGCACATTTGCCACTCTACCGACAAGGAAATCAAGAAGAATTGCATGATGTGGAATGCAACAAAACCAGTACAGTAACAGGAGAAATTAATTCATCTGTTTCAGTCCAGTTCCCAGAAACAGTTCAAGAGGTAGAAATACACAGCAAAAATACTCCAAAGGACCGAAGGACCACAGAATCAACGGAACTTACACAAATCAATCCAAACTTCACCATGATTGCTGAAATTAACTGTGATACTGTGGAGAATTTTTGTATGCCTTCAGTTAAAGGTGGCCATGTTGATGTGACTTCTGCATTGCCCAAGATTGCTCAGGTGAGCAACACCACTACTTGTCCGTTATCTGTAGTGTGTGAAAATGAGCAGCACTGTATGCCATGTACTTCCTTAGAAAATGAAGATGACACCACTGGCAAAGCTGTGGCTCCTGAGGATAATTCCTCTTTGATCCTTGAAACCAAAGGTGGAAGCTGCCATTATCCTAGCCACAGAAATGATGGATCTTTGGCAATAAGCACAGGATCTGCTATCACAGCAAAGCCTTCCTGTCTCCAAACTGCAGAAGTTATGGTTAATAACCTATCTATATCTACGGGAAAAAATGATCCATTAGCCCAAGAATTGACAGATCATTTTGAAGCAGAGAAGACTCCTGAAATTAAAGAAATTGTTATGATGGGTCtgtttcctctctctccttctaaAGAAGTCTTCTTGCCCAAGGGCTCCCCTCCTGCTGTGAAACCAGAGAACAGTTCTCCAAAAACTCTTTCTTGTACTTCAGGATCTGTCTTGGCCAATAATGTCTTTGAAGACAACATCTGTTTGGGTGGTATGTCTAAATCTGTGTCTAACCCTGAAGAACAGAATCTATTGCTAACTTCATGTGTCTTATCTAATGATAAACAGGAATGCCCTAACAAAACTTCAGGGGCTAACTTTGGTAAAATATGCTGTTCTGTCTCTGCATGTGAAAAGATATGCAGTCCTTTGTGCTCTCTTACTGCTGCTGAATTTGGTGGTGCAGATCAAATTTCTGATACTGCCCAGGAATCTGCAGACATTGCAGATACTAAAATTTACTGTCTAGAAAATACTAACATCGGGAGTGAGATTTTGCTCTGCTCCAAAGAAACAGAGACATCTGGATCATGTTCCTTGGGCCCTGGATCTAGTCTAGGAAAAGAGATCCTCTCTGTTTCTAAATGTGAAGATGTGGATACTTGCAAGCCTGTTTCTCCTTCTTCCCATTTTAAAGATATGCCAGGACTATGTTCTGCTGCCTCTGAAACAATTGATGTATTAGGcacaaaacattcattttctatTAATTCTGAAGATAGGATCAGAATTTCATCAAACCATACATCTGGCAGGCTAGTGGCTGGATCATCATCTGAAATGGCTTGCTCAGCCCCATGTGTGGACTTATTTGCCTCGGATGTAGAATATGTACATCCTGTAAAGACAGTATTAGAAAAGGCATTCACAGTACAGCAGGAGAAAGTGGTGCAGAGAACTCCTTCAGAGCAAGTAAATCTTCATTGCCTTATTGCTTCTGTTTCAGAAAATCCAGTTGAAATTTATGCTCAATCAGTACCTACTTTGTTTACAAAATTAAGCAGCCAACTTTCTGACGAAACACTGAAAGATGTTGAAACAGGAAAAGAAGTACAAATTAGATCCCAAGACTTagctgttttgtttaaaaaggCTGATGAAATAGTTGACGCAGTTCTGTATTTAGCTATAGAAGAAATACAATCAAAGGAAACTGTGGGTTTCTGCCAGACTAATGACATTAAGGGCGATTTACTGGGACCCAGCCTTCAAAAGGATCAGAAATTGGAAAAAATGTCAGAATCAAAAGAAATCCTGCCAAAGAACTtgtcattaaaacattttaatgagaCTTGCAGCAGAAAGCTTTATGGAATTCAAAGGAAAGATAATGTTGACACAGACATTCAAGATGAAATGATGCCATGTGACATTACTAATAAAATTGATCTACCCAGTTCACTAGCACTAAAAGCAAAAGAaataattgatgatgatgttaatgTAGCCAAACATAAATTGACATATAGTCAACAGGAGGAAAATCTGAGCAAGGGTCCTTCTCAAACTACAGTACTTATGTCTAAGATCGGAGTCCCAGACAAACTGATTATGGATACTAAGTTAACAGATAAACTTTCTGAAACAACCAAAGAATCCTTGAGTTTAAGCCAGGTATACTCAGCTGAAGTACACAACATAACTATGGAGTGTGAGACAGCAAGCTCCTTGACTTCTTTACACATAAATGATGAAAAAGAAGTAACAAGAGAAGAAAAGCTGCCAAATAAAATATTTGCTCAGCAAAACTATGGAGGCAAATGTAGTGATTCCACAGAATCCAGCCCTGCAACAGTAGATTATGGCAAAAACAGTCAGGGTGTCACTGGCAGTACACACTTGATAGAGGTTAGTAGCAAAGTGGGCAACTGGACTACAGGCAATAACTCTGATTATTCCTTATATGCAGGAAATGGAAGGACTGTTATGACAAGAGAGCAATTGCCATCATGCCTATCTCTGCCAGTGAATGTGTCACTGCCAGCCTTTAACTCAAATGTTCATCTTTCTAACAAATCTGAAGGAGAGTATAGTCCTTTAGATTTACTTGGAAATGACATTGGGAATGATTTTTCCAAATGCAACTGCAACTACAACACATTCCCCTTCCTTGCAACAGAAGAATCACACAGAAGCTCTTGCGAAACTAGCTGTGAAAGGGATTATGGCAAAACTGAGAAAGACTGTACAGAATCGCAGAATAAAAACAGTGTATCTGAATCATCTGTAAAGAACAATTCAACAGTGATTAAACCAAATTTTGCCTATGAGGAAGAACAAAAAACTGGGGTTACTGTGGACGATTTGCACAAGGAAAATTACCTGGATGGTATCAGAGAGAAATCCCCACAGTGTTTTACCTTTTCTTTAGCAAAAGATTGGGAAGGTGATTCTTCTTTCACTATTTTGTATGAAGATTCTCTTCAAGATGATAGCTGTTCCTCCGCAGAGCCAGAACACTCCTTGCCAGCACTTCCTGGCCTCTCCCTGAATAACCTTGAGCATCTTCTAAGGTATGAAGCAGCAAAGGGCAAATATAACTCTGAGCAACCCAATGAAGATGGCAGCCAGGTAAATGAGACTCCAGACAGTACTTATTCAGAATCATTCATGACAGTTGAGGCGAAGCGTTACAGAGTTTATCCCTTATCTCTGTCTCCGATATATGAAGATGACAGTTCACAAGAAGACTTGCTGTCAACAGACATCTCACCAGAAGGTCATTCTAGTGAGAAATCGAGAGATAACAATAATCCATCATCGGTTTTATCACTTCTACAGTCAGTCTCTGAACGGTTAAAATCTACTAACCAGTATTTTGAAGAGGATGAGGGACTTTGTGAAGAAAATGAAATAGAAGATAAAAAAGAAACATGTATTCCAAGTGGCTGGGCAGGCAGCCCAAAGACAGCCGTTCATGAGAGGAATTCGCTTTCCAGGCACATGCCTCTTTCTAAGAATACACTTGCTGAAGAAGAGGCCTCACCTTTTACTTCAGTGTGTTCAGCTCAGCTGCCGGAAAAAAGTGACCTTGACACTAAGCCTTTTTCCAGGAGTGTGTTCTATGACTATTTACAGAAAGCAGGCAGTTACGCATGTGAGAAGGGAGCAAGATTTGAAAGTCTTTTAGTGAAAAACGATCATCAAGCCAAATATAATGATCTACAAAAAATTGGAGCTTTGCAAGTGGTAAGGTgattttaattgtgtgtgtgtatatatgcatatatacttacttacttacttacttacttacttacttacttacttacttacttacttatttactaggaatcaagcccgctgcagctaaatgcagcgggcgctagaccacggagcccccggcattcTAAATTGTTGCCAGAAATAAATTAGCATTTCTTAGTTGAAGCAACAATAACAAGCATACATTGCAGGCCAGATGTATGGTGGATATAAAATACATATTGTGTCtgtaaaaacagaaaagtgtATGCCCCTCGCCTACCTAATAGTGTGTTTCCTTTCTCTAAGAGTTTAAGAATTATTGGAATAAAGAAATGCTGGTTTAAGAAATACAGTTAAGCCTTGTTAACCAGCACTTGATTATCCAGAATGCTTGGTTAGACTGCAGAGGGCAAGCTTCTCCCCTGTCCTCCAATAAAGCATGTCTCAGTGTCTTTGGGTGTGCATTTACACCAATCCTTCCTCGCCAGCCAGGCTGCTTGATGCCTCTGGCCATTGTTGGGCTTCTGACAGCTG includes the following:
- the CRYBG3 gene encoding very large A-kinase anchor protein produces the protein MSAGSSRRRAGSSWHSSFSRLFHRSASKEPEEEGKGAPQETGSFEVKEIESTNVAYRRKESSPLPDLAKISGCENKNLSTEELSRSPTWEELKKANSLPSLAHEGKTAVNGRQPKEGFLQFLGNLFGIASKSSWKETDQSIPGDGSRTSKDFGSPAIQQNDAYPEPEVFGFSVSKNAREVSDKAEEKNTCSGVQEAQGKNAEASKKTDCELGTPAVTYATYRGSARIKQLLKKQVELEQEKEAPTSSISSTPKNNETVDLPELESTARKAGLSLKETKDDTMDAQMNPFLAEMDLKNNAKDISESSDNREPNNAITLLAEMETMKNCIKDVVSAKHDSASKIPEVNMNLLLESVLLPKEASSSCQNIGSVKLSSANNRLVEKGEEVLGETETQLQPNNAAIVDFQKGMCSGALSNTEKIQHEFSSYPKVYSFDDGDEQQLIKSKCSCDSYIDNQFNLKSDDRTLYLNNHLCSGQEPSSIENGNKGSHKHITQTDSIFKEEQIAQITSSNAHLPLYRQGNQEELHDVECNKTSTVTGEINSSVSVQFPETVQEVEIHSKNTPKDRRTTESTELTQINPNFTMIAEINCDTVENFCMPSVKGGHVDVTSALPKIAQVSNTTTCPLSVVCENEQHCMPCTSLENEDDTTGKAVAPEDNSSLILETKGGSCHYPSHRNDGSLAISTGSAITAKPSCLQTAEVMVNNLSISTGKNDPLAQELTDHFEAEKTPEIKEIVMMGLFPLSPSKEVFLPKGSPPAVKPENSSPKTLSCTSGSVLANNVFEDNICLGGMSKSVSNPEEQNLLLTSCVLSNDKQECPNKTSGANFGKICCSVSACEKICSPLCSLTAAEFGGADQISDTAQESADIADTKIYCLENTNIGSEILLCSKETETSGSCSLGPGSSLGKEILSVSKCEDVDTCKPVSPSSHFKDMPGLCSAASETIDVLGTKHSFSINSEDRIRISSNHTSGRLVAGSSSEMACSAPCVDLFASDVEYVHPVKTVLEKAFTVQQEKVVQRTPSEQVNLHCLIASVSENPVEIYAQSVPTLFTKLSSQLSDETLKDVETGKEVQIRSQDLAVLFKKADEIVDAVLYLAIEEIQSKETVGFCQTNDIKGDLLGPSLQKDQKLEKMSESKEILPKNLSLKHFNETCSRKLYGIQRKDNVDTDIQDEMMPCDITNKIDLPSSLALKAKEIIDDDVNVAKHKLTYSQQEENLSKGPSQTTVLMSKIGVPDKLIMDTKLTDKLSETTKESLSLSQVYSAEVHNITMECETASSLTSLHINDEKEVTREEKLPNKIFAQQNYGGKCSDSTESSPATVDYGKNSQGVTGSTHLIEVSSKVGNWTTGNNSDYSLYAGNGRTVMTREQLPSCLSLPVNVSLPAFNSNVHLSNKSEGEYSPLDLLGNDIGNDFSKCNCNYNTFPFLATEESHRSSCETSCERDYGKTEKDCTESQNKNSVSESSVKNNSTVIKPNFAYEEEQKTGVTVDDLHKENYLDGIREKSPQCFTFSLAKDWEGDSSFTILYEDSLQDDSCSSAEPEHSLPALPGLSLNNLEHLLRYEAAKGKYNSEQPNEDGSQVNETPDSTYSESFMTVEAKRYRVYPLSLSPIYEDDSSQEDLLSTDISPEGHSSEKSRDNNNPSSVLSLLQSVSERLKSTNQYFEEDEGLCEENEIEDKKETCIPSGWAGSPKTAVHERNSLSRHMPLSKNTLAEEEASPFTSVCSAQLPEKSDLDTKPFSRSVFYDYLQKAGSYACEKGARFESLLVKNDHQAKYNDLQKIGALQVSLVDREKLRCNPRPGKMVISDLKDSKNKHEIYHDELDTTTWMFSNEALIRVVRGCWMLYEKPQFQGQNFVLEEGEKLLGDIWSTPPEKHQGNFTVGSIRHVVKSCSVPEVELFPLTGTDNSSVCIQTAAANLEELEVKNPALLVKAGVWLAYSEASYKGEVMVLEENQDLYELSAADVKSLHPLRMGGLKVQMPMNVKMVIYEKPHFEGWCKELSENIDYVPVLFKDTDDFQGIGSICVIGGIWVAYEKEHYKGRQYLLEEGEYDDWQSWAEVSNVLLSFRFLQADFMESEVTLFERDEENGKLLEIVNQEIPDLDQAGFGSMTRSLNVKSGVWVAYQQKYFCGEQYVLEKGKYKCFLDWGGQNETIMSVRPVKLEPLEHQAPPHWLKAFSNTHFQGLCLDFTTEISVFTSFTPCSFKVLRGCWLLCYQGESANNQCVLEEGLYTDLASCGCPEAAIVSLRPIEYVFAESFISLFALENCEGRELCLQEAASSVLNKDLHFLTQSVWVRSGQWIAYEGSNFLGKQFLLEPGKILNWTHFSAWKAIGSLRPVKQPAIYFRIKNRSQDKYLTIAGNLTDARATSVCLSPLNGKDTQIWRYRCGLIKSKVNDACLDVIGGRDVPGAKVALWVEHGKARQKWTFNQDGTVISYLSDQLVLDIKGGYYYDRNHIVVNQLNVSECTQRWDFEIL